In Candidatus Persebacteraceae bacterium Df01, the genomic window AAAACCATCACTCATATTGGCACCAGTGGTGCCGGACAAGTAGCTAAGGCATGCAATCAGATTATTATTGGTGCTACCATTGAAGGTGTTGCCGAAGCCATGGTGTTGGCACAAAAAAACGGAGTGGATGCTGCTGCCGTGCGAGAGGCGTTGCTGGGTGGCTTTGCCGGTAGTAAAGTGTTGGAAATGCACGCACCGCGTATGCTACATAATAATTTTACACCTGGATTCAAATCTGTATTACACGAAAAAGACATGAAAATTGCGCTAACCAACGGTGGCGAAAATAACTTATCGTTACCTGCTGCAGAACTGTTTTTACAGCGTCTACAAGCCCTCATTGCGTTGGGTGGCGGTGACTTGGACTCAACCGCCATATATAAAGTTATCACCGGCGAAAAACCGTAACGCCATAACGCTTCACAGCACATTTTTTCTCAGCCGCGTCAAAGTGCAATGTTAGAATAGAAGGATTGTTAATCTATAAAAAAACTAAATATATGAGCGAAAAAACCCTTTCCATTATCAAACCGGATGCCGTTCTAAAAAACAAAATCGGTGCTATTATTTCCCGCTTTGAGGACAACAACCTGAAAGTTATTGCCGCACAAATGCTCATGCTGTCACGCGAACAAGCTGGCGCATTTTATTCTGTTCACAAAGAGCGCCCTTTTTATCAAGGTTTGCTAGACTTTATGACTTCCGGTCCAGTGCTAGTAATGACGCTGGAAGGCAACAATGCCATTACCAAAAACCGCGAACTCATGGGTGCCACTGATCCCGCTAAAGCCGATACTGGAACCATTCGCGCCGATTTTGCCGACAATGTTGAAGCCAACGCTGTACACGGCTCCGACTCTCCAGAAACGGCAGCTACTGAAATAGCCTTTTTCTTTCCGAATTTAGGTGGCTAAATCGCATAATTTGCTCAACTATGATCGCGTCGCCATGGCCGATTTTTTTGAGCAACAGGGAGAGAAAGCCTATCGTGCTACGCAAGTTTTTCGTCGACTACATCACGATAGCCCGCAATCAACGGATATTTTTTGCGATCTGCCGACGGCGTTACGCACCAAGCTAGCGCAGACTACGAGTTATCCTAACTTGCCACTGGCGTCCGATCATGTCGCCACTGATGGCGTTTGCAAACTACTATTTGACGTAGGTGGTGACCGCATAGAAACGGTGATTATCCCCGAATCCAACCGTACAACATTGTGCGTTTCATCCCAAGTGGGTTGTGCACTGGCTTGCCGTTTCTGTCTAACTGGTAAACAGGGTTTTTCCCGCAATTTGAGTACCGCTGAAATTATCAGTCAACTACGCCAAGCCAACCGTTTGCTACCCCCAGGAAAAAAAATTACCAACGTAGTATTTATGGGTATGGGCGAGCCACTACTTAATTTAGATGCAGTACTATCAGCGTTGAAGATAATGATTGACACTCACGGCTATGCTCTGCCACCGCGCCGAGTAACGGTTTCCACTGCCGGAGTAGTGCCAGCAATGGCTCGGCTAGCAACACTTCCAGTGGCATTGGCGGTGTCGTTACATGCTCCAACTGACACACTACGTGATGAAATCATGCCAATCAACCGCAAATATCCACTAGACACATTGATGGCGGCTTGTCACCGCCATATACTCAATCGCTCACGTGCTTTTATAACTTTTGAGTACGTGATGCTGGATGGCGTCAATGATAGTGTTGCTTGCGCCCGTGCGCTTATCCGCCTGTTGCACGGCTTGCGCTGCAAAGTGAATTTAATACCTTTTAATATTTTCCCTGATACACCTTATCAACCATCACCATATGAAGCAATTGACCGTTTTCGTGATGTACTCATGCGTGGCGGAGTGATGACCACTGTTCGCAAAACGCGCGGTAATGACATTCTCGCCGCCTGTGGTCAATTAGCGGGTAGTGTGCAAGCACGAACGATGGGTTTGGGTAGCGAAAAGCCACTGTTGCGCGCATGAAAAGTACTACCCGCCACCACACACAACCGGTGAATGTTGACGGTGTTACTATCGGCGGTGGCGCACCAATAGTAGTGCAAGCAATGACCGACACCGACACCGCTAATGCCAAAGCCACAGCTGACCAGTGTTCGGCTTTAGCCAATGCTGGTGCCGAATTGGTACGCATTACCGTTAACAACCCGCGTGCTGCACAAGCTGTTCCAGAAATTCGAGCATTGCTAGATGACAGAGGTGTTACCGTTCCGCTTATTGGTGATTTTCATTTTAATGGTCACAAATTACTTGAGCAATACCCTGATTGCGCACGCGTGCTGGCAAAGTACCGCATTAATCCGGGCAATGTAGGACGTGGTGAAAAACATGATTCACAATTTGCCGCCATTATTAAAAAAGCACTGAAATATGGCAAACCTGTACGTATCGGCGTTAATTGGGGCAGTCTAGACCAAGATTTGCTGGTGCGGTTGATGGAAGAAAATTCCCGCCGAGTTTCGCCGCTAGATGCCGCCGCCGTACTGCGTGAAGCACTGGTGCAATCGGCATTGCTGTCGGCGAAAATGGCAGAAGAAATGGGCATGACCACGCAACAAATTGTCATTTCGTGCAAAACTAGCCGCATTCCTGATTTGCTGACTGTGTACCAACAACTGGCAAACAATTGTGATTATGCGCTACATTTAGGTCTTACTGAAGCGGGGATGGGACTGCGTGGCATCACCGCCACCGCTGCTGCACTGGCGGTACTATTGCACGGTGGCATTGGCGATACTATCCGCGCTTCTTTGACACCGACACCAAATGGCGCCCGTGAGGACGAAGCTCGGTTATGTTGTAATTTGCTGCAAACTATGAATTTTCGTGCGTTTTCACCACAAGTTACTGCCTGCCCAGGGTGCGGGCGCACGACCAGCGACTTTTTCCGACGACTGGCTGCGGAGGTAGAATCACATGTAGCAACACGCCTACCACATTGGAAAAAACGCTATCCGGGCGTAGAAAATCTTAATATTGCCGTTATGGGCTGCATAGTCAACGGTCCCGGTGAATCTAAACACGCCGACATTGGTATTTCATTGCCCGGCAGTGGCGAGCATCCGGTAGCACCGATTTACATAGACGGCAAAAAATTCACCGCACTCAAAGGCGATTCCATTCCTGCCGACTTTATCAGTATTGTAGAATCCTATATAGAAAAACGTTTTCAGGCCGCACCGTAATTACAATTTTTTCCCGACTTCCAAATCTTGGCGCAGTCTCCATATAATTTTTGCAATTTTTTCGCGCTTGTTGAGCGGCGCATTTTGTTGAGCTCGCGCCAACCAGTACAACGCTTTCTCATCATCGCGCTTTACCGATTCACCCAAGTGATAACGGTTAGCTAATCGAATCTGCTCTTTCCAATCGCCATTTTCGGCACGGGCAATATGATTCGCTATGATATGTGAAGAACTAGGAAAATGATCCATATGCCGCTCGTTGCCAGTAAGCAAAAATTTCATACCACTACCCGCCTCATTTAGAAAATAAAATAAGGCAATCCACGGTCGACTCACGGCAATATTGTCACCGATACGAATAAGACGCAATTGATTTATCGTTTGTGGATAATCGTGTACGGAGGACAAAATTAATCCAGTTCCAGAAAAAACTGCTGTTGCCAGAAAGAAACGAATCAAGAAAATCTTCTTGCGTGATGCTATTTTCATAATATTGCTATTTTTTATAAAACAGGTAGGTTAGCGACTAAAAGAACGCTCCCGACCGCGCAATAAATCAGCAATATTTCGCCAATGGCGAACAATAACCAGTGCAGCTACGCCGCAACCCGCCCATGCAATTATTAAAGGCGTCCACATTATTAGCATGACGACACCAGTAAGCATAGCGGCAATGGAAGCCAGCGCTGACGTGCGGCACAAAACAAAAACCAACGCCCACGCAACCAACGACACGATACCCGCCAACCAATACCAAGCACAAAAAACTCCCAATGCGGTGGCTACTCCTTTACCTCCTTTAAAGCGCAAAAATATAGAAAACACATGTCCCACCACTGCCATGCCGCCAGCTAATGCCGCCATAATAGAAGAATCGGCGAGCACTACCAAAACAGCGCCTTTACCGAAGTCGGCTAGTAGTGTTAAAACAGTGGCCGCTTTATTGCCGCTACGCGCGACATTAGTCGCTCCCGGATTACCAGAGCCATAATGCCGTGGATCAGGCACTCCAAAGACACGCGCGATAACAACGGCAAAAGGCACAGCCCCCAAAAAGTAAGCCGCCACGATAACTGTTGCGGTCATAAGAAAATAGGGTTTAATAACGGCATCGCACATATTATGCCGACAAATAACAACGATTGCCAAGCCGACTACCGCATTATCATTAAAGGATTACGGCTATCCTGCACCATCGGCATTGATATGGCAGAAACGGGAGTTTCCCAACAAGTACTGCTAGACGTGATTATTATTCCTTCTACTAAGTCCAATGACGACGTTCCAGCGGTTGATTACGCAGTAGTTGCGCAGCGGCTGCGAGAGTTTTCCACTAGCAAGACGCACGGGTTACTGGAAACTTTTGTTAATGAATCGGCAGCATTTATTATGAAAGAATTCGCCACTGTTGAAGTACGAATTTATTGTCGTAAACCGCATATTGCATCCGATTTGGAGGAAGTCGGAGTAGAAGTGATAAAACGACGTTAGCCGCGCGGGTGATGGTGTTGATGCAGGTCGGCTAAGCGCTTGGCAGCAATGTGCGTATAAATTTGCGTGGTGGAAATGCTGGCGTGTCCGAGCATCAGCTGTATGGCGCGCAAATCGGCGCCGTGATTGAGCAAATGTGTAGCAAAGGCGTGACGTAGCGTGTGTGGTGACAGCGAGCGAATACCAGCAACTACAGCATAACGCTTGATTAATAACCAAAACATCTGTCGGCTCATTGCAGCACTACGGTTAGTCAAAAATAGCGCATCGCTGGGGCGGCGCAGCAACTGCGGACGGGCTTTGTGTAAATACCGTTCTAACAGGTCACTGGCGGTATTGTTAAGCGGTACAATACGCTCACGTTTCCCCTTGCCTATTATTTGCACTCCCCCCATGTCTAAACGCAACGCATCCATTGGCATAGACACCAGTTCGCTTACTCGCAAACCACAAGCATACATCAATTCCAACATAGCACGATCGCGCAAACCAGCAACAGTGTCTGTGTTAGGCGCGTCCAACAACGCTTCCACTTCTTTTTCATTGAGTAATTTAGGCAGTGGTCGCAATCGTTGTGGCTGTCGCAAATGCACCGTTG contains:
- the ndk gene encoding nucleoside-diphosphate kinase, which codes for MSEKTLSIIKPDAVLKNKIGAIISRFEDNNLKVIAAQMLMLSREQAGAFYSVHKERPFYQGLLDFMTSGPVLVMTLEGNNAITKNRELMGATDPAKADTGTIRADFADNVEANAVHGSDSPETAATEIAFFFPNLGG
- the rlmN gene encoding 23S rRNA (adenine(2503)-C(2))-methyltransferase RlmN, which translates into the protein MAKSHNLLNYDRVAMADFFEQQGEKAYRATQVFRRLHHDSPQSTDIFCDLPTALRTKLAQTTSYPNLPLASDHVATDGVCKLLFDVGGDRIETVIIPESNRTTLCVSSQVGCALACRFCLTGKQGFSRNLSTAEIISQLRQANRLLPPGKKITNVVFMGMGEPLLNLDAVLSALKIMIDTHGYALPPRRVTVSTAGVVPAMARLATLPVALAVSLHAPTDTLRDEIMPINRKYPLDTLMAACHRHILNRSRAFITFEYVMLDGVNDSVACARALIRLLHGLRCKVNLIPFNIFPDTPYQPSPYEAIDRFRDVLMRGGVMTTVRKTRGNDILAACGQLAGSVQARTMGLGSEKPLLRA
- the ispG gene encoding flavodoxin-dependent (E)-4-hydroxy-3-methylbut-2-enyl-diphosphate synthase produces the protein MKSTTRHHTQPVNVDGVTIGGGAPIVVQAMTDTDTANAKATADQCSALANAGAELVRITVNNPRAAQAVPEIRALLDDRGVTVPLIGDFHFNGHKLLEQYPDCARVLAKYRINPGNVGRGEKHDSQFAAIIKKALKYGKPVRIGVNWGSLDQDLLVRLMEENSRRVSPLDAAAVLREALVQSALLSAKMAEEMGMTTQQIVISCKTSRIPDLLTVYQQLANNCDYALHLGLTEAGMGLRGITATAAALAVLLHGGIGDTIRASLTPTPNGAREDEARLCCNLLQTMNFRAFSPQVTACPGCGRTTSDFFRRLAAEVESHVATRLPHWKKRYPGVENLNIAVMGCIVNGPGESKHADIGISLPGSGEHPVAPIYIDGKKFTALKGDSIPADFISIVESYIEKRFQAAP
- a CDS encoding SEL1-like repeat protein, which codes for MKIASRKKIFLIRFFLATAVFSGTGLILSSVHDYPQTINQLRLIRIGDNIAVSRPWIALFYFLNEAGSGMKFLLTGNERHMDHFPSSSHIIANHIARAENGDWKEQIRLANRYHLGESVKRDDEKALYWLARAQQNAPLNKREKIAKIIWRLRQDLEVGKKL
- the plsY gene encoding glycerol-3-phosphate 1-O-acyltransferase PlsY yields the protein MCDAVIKPYFLMTATVIVAAYFLGAVPFAVVIARVFGVPDPRHYGSGNPGATNVARSGNKAATVLTLLADFGKGAVLVVLADSSIMAALAGGMAVVGHVFSIFLRFKGGKGVATALGVFCAWYWLAGIVSLVAWALVFVLCRTSALASIAAMLTGVVMLIMWTPLIIAWAGCGVAALVIVRHWRNIADLLRGRERSFSR
- a CDS encoding dihydroneopterin aldolase; protein product: MPTNNNDCQADYRIIIKGLRLSCTIGIDMAETGVSQQVLLDVIIIPSTKSNDDVPAVDYAVVAQRLREFSTSKTHGLLETFVNESAAFIMKEFATVEVRIYCRKPHIASDLEEVGVEVIKRR
- the xerD gene encoding site-specific tyrosine recombinase XerD; this translates as MVGNLAATIADSCAVLETFSYQLLFVDGCSDKTVSAYLSDLRALANYLQRDNVSLRQACTQHLTAYQSALMVAGKSPASAGRALSAARRLYRHLLLAGVRSDDPTVHLRQPQRLRPLPKLLNEKEVEALLDAPNTDTVAGLRDRAMLELMYACGLRVSELVSMPMDALRLDMGGVQIIGKGKRERIVPLNNTASDLLERYLHKARPQLLRRPSDALFLTNRSAAMSRQMFWLLIKRYAVVAGIRSLSPHTLRHAFATHLLNHGADLRAIQLMLGHASISTTQIYTHIAAKRLADLHQHHHPRG